One window of Triticum dicoccoides isolate Atlit2015 ecotype Zavitan chromosome 5A, WEW_v2.0, whole genome shotgun sequence genomic DNA carries:
- the LOC119302804 gene encoding histone H4 translates to MSGRGKGGKGLGKGGAKRHRKVLRDNIQGITKPAIRRLARRGGVKRISGLIYEETRGVLKIFLENVIRDAVTYTEHARRKTVTAMDVVYALKRQGRTLYGFGG, encoded by the coding sequence ATGTCGGGCCGTGGCAAGGGAGGCAAGGGGCTCGGCAAGGGCGGCGCCAAGCGCCACCGGAAGGTGCTGCGCGACAACATCCagggcatcaccaagccggcgatcCGCCGTCTGGCGAGGAGGGGCGGCGTGAAGCGCATCTCGGGgctcatctacgaggagacccgcggcgtgctcaagatcttcctcgagaacgTCATCCGCGACGCCGTCACCTACACCGAGCACGCCCGCCGCAAGACCGTCACCGCCATGGACGTCGTCTACGCCCTCAAGCGCCAGGGACGCACCCTCTACGGATTCGGAGGCtag